The Pelmatolapia mariae isolate MD_Pm_ZW linkage group LG10_11, Pm_UMD_F_2, whole genome shotgun sequence genome includes a region encoding these proteins:
- the LOC134635621 gene encoding phospholipase A2 inhibitor and Ly6/PLAUR domain-containing protein-like, producing the protein MQILVLILGIVLLPKVCPLKCYDCIPGPSGSCNETTRECPSYTQCGSVKMTSNMGGSEFKLTGRTCVTPDQCFNGSVNLGFVQTVFNTMCCTSDLCNSQDLPEGSIGSPNGRKCFQCVENDCTKTLSCSGNEDYCISVAVTAEEQKVTLKGCASKLICSNTQYAEIFGAEISCCQGDLCNSASTADTTTTSQPSSKTVGTTTSAGLLVFVTLLIILVLFS; encoded by the exons ATGCAGATCCTTGTGCTGATTCTTGGAATCGTGCTGCTCCCTAAAG TCTGTCCATTGAAATGCTATGACTGCATACCTGGACCATCTGGAAGCTGCAATGAGACAACAAGAGAATGCCCATCATATACTCAGTGTGGTTCAGTCAAAATGACTTCAAATATGG GTGGTTCAGAATTTAAACTTACAGGGAGAACTTGTGTTACGCCTGATCAGTGCTTCAATGGCTCAGTCAACCTTGGATTTGTCCAAACTGTATTTAACACCATGTGTTGCACCTCTGATCTTTGCAACTCTCAAGATCTCCCTG AGGGCAGCATAGGCTCCCCAAATGGGAGAAAGTGCTTCCAATGTGTCGAAAACGATTGCACCAAAACTCTAAGCTGCAGTGGAAATGAGGACTATTGCATCTCAGTAGCAG TGACTGCAGAAGAGCAAAAGGTGACTCTAAAGGGCTGCGCCTCCAAGCTGATTTGCTCAAACACACAATATGCAGAGATCTTTGGAGCAGAAATTAGCTGCTGCCAGGGTGACCTCTGCAACAGTGCCAGCACTGctgacacaacaacaacatcacagcCCAGCAGTAAAACTGTTGGCACTACAACAAGTGCTGGCCTTTTGGTCTTTGTGACATTGCTGATCATATTGGTTTTGTTCTCTTAG